Within Rothia sp. ZJ932, the genomic segment AGATGAGCGGGACTTTCCTGTTCGCGTCCTCGGTGGTGCGCGGACTCATTTTGATAGTGCTGGGGCTGTGGTTGCTGAATCTCGGTGCCCCCGTTGATGACGTTATTTTGCAGTACTTGGGGTTGCTGAGTGTAGTTGTGGTGCCCTTTGTTTTTCTGCCCTCGTGGGCACTGGCAGGTGTAGCTGCGGTGATCGCTGTAGCTAGCCCTTACGTGTTGCAGTGGGCAGCGCCGATTCATACGCAGCTGGTGGTCGAAGGGTCTTTACTCGCTTACCCTATGGGGTGGATGTTTGCCGGTAGCCACTACAGGGTCTTTACGATGCTGTGCTGGGCGCTGCTCGGTATTCTCATTGCCCGCGGCATGGAACGCTGGGGTATCTGGGGCGATCTTGCTCTTGCTGCGGTCTCAACCCTGCTTGTCGGCGGTATCTTCTGGTACACGCGTCCCGCCGGGTCTTTGTTGGTCTACTCCGGTGATCACCTTGAAATCGTATTCAACGCAGCATTGAGTGCTGCCGTAGTGGGCTGGTGCTGCGTTCTTGCCCGCGTTTTGGGAGCCCGTGAGGTGCTTCTCTTTCCGCTTGTTGCCCCCGGTCGCATGACCTTGAGTCTCTATGTTTTGCACGTTATTCTGCTCGCCTTTTACCTGAAGCAAGCGCCGCGCTGGGGGCTGGCATCCACCGTTGAAACGTGGCCCGTGTTTGCTGTGTGCATGGTGGGGGCTGTACTTTTTGCTGTGGTGTGGACGCGCCTGCTCGGCAACACTGCCCTGCGACGCGGGCCCCTGGAGTCGGTGATGGCTCTATTGACCGGTAGGGGGTAGTTTCAACCCCGCTCGGAGCGTACACTCTGAAGATTCTCATTGCTCTTGCTGTATCTGCTAGTCTCAGATGCTGATAGAAACAAGAGGTAAAAACATGAACTCTACGCGCGGTACACATCAGAAATCGGGTTGGCTGCGGGCCTTACTTCCAGCGATTTTAGTGCTGGTGTGGCTGGCAGTAGCCGGTATCGGCGGGCCTTACTTTGGCAAAATTTCTGAGGTTTCCACCAACTCACAAACTGACTTTCTACCGGCTAGTGCCGAATCAACTCAGGTGGTGGAGCGCCAGAGTGATTTCTTCGCGGGTGATACCGTGCCCGCCATCCTTGTTTTTGAAGCGGATAGCGAACTCAGCGATGAGCACCGCTCCTACCTAGAGTCTTTGCCCTCCCAACTTGTTGAGGATGGCGCCGCTAACGGGCAAACCTCACCGGTGCTTTATTCCGAAGATTCCCGTGCAGCAGAAATCATTGTGCCCCTACCCGCAGATGAAGCACCGGCAGATGGGGTAGAGACTATTGAAAGGACTCTCAGCACCCCGCCAGCAGGGCTTACCTCCTACATCACCGGCCCTGCAGGGTTCGCCGCCTCTTTGGGTGCCGCCTTCGCCGGTATTGACGGGGTACTTCTGCTGGTTACCCTCGCCGTGGTATTCGTGATTCTGCTGGCAGTCTACCGATCACCCATTATCCCCATTATTGCCCTGCTGACATCAATGGTGGCTCTTTCTGGGGCAATCTTTGTAGTGTGGAATATGGCAAATGCCGGCTGGGTCATGATTAACGGTCAGGTACAGGGCATTCTGCTCATTCTGGTAGTGGGTTCTGCGACCGACTACTCCCTGCTCTACGTTGCCCGCTACCGTGAGGCACTCACCTTACATCGCAACCGTTTTGATGCAACCCGTGCTGCCCTACGCGGAAGCTGGGAACCCATCGTTGCCTCCGGTGGAACCGTCATTGCGGGTTTGCTCTGCCTGTTGCTCTCGGCACTTGCCTCCAATAAGGCACTGGGGCCGATCGCCGCTACTGGTATCGTCCTTTCAATGGCAGCTGCACTTACCTTTCTACCGGCTGCCCTCGCGCTGTCAGGTCGCTTCGCCTTCTGGCCCGTACGCCCGCGCTACCAAGAAGAACACCGAGAAAGCCCCGGTGGTCTCTGGGCTAAAGTCGCCGACTTCGTTTCTGCCAAACCCCGAGCCGTTTGGGCAGCGACTGCCGCAGCCCTAGCTGTCTGCGCAGGCTTTGCGCTGACCTTTCAGGCAGAGGGCATTCGCCAGTCCGAGATTATCGTGGGGCAGTCGGAGTCACGCGACGGACAACGGGTACTGGCTGAACATTTTCCCGGTGGCTCAGGATCACCGGCGAACATCATTATCAGTGCCGACGCTCTGGACGCGGCTGCTGAGCGCCTAGACGCTCTAGATTCAGTGGATTCCCTCGCCGTGGTCGCAGCTGACTCACCCTCTGGCACCCTGCCGGTGGGCGCGTCCGCACCTAACCCCCTGCCCCCGGTCTTTGCCCAGGCAAGCCCCACCCAGGTAGAGGGAAACGTACTGCTGCAAGCTACCCTCACCGACCCTGCCGACTCACCTCAGGCGGAACAAGCCGTACTCGATATTCGCGCCGCCACGCAGTCAGTGGACGCCAACGCGCTGGTGGGCGGTGAAACAGCAACCGCGCTGGATAGCAACACCAGCGCAGCCCGCGACTTGAAGGTTATTATTCCTGCCGTCCTGGTAGTGATCACCCTGATTCTCATGCTATTGTTGCGCTCCATTGCCGCCCCGCTGTTACTGGTTGCCGCCACGGTACTCTCATTCCTAGCAGCCCTGGGCGTCTCAGCGATAGTATTCAACCACATACTGGGCTTCCCCGGCGCAGATCCAACAGTACCGCTATACGGGTTCGTCTTTCTCGTAGCCCTGGGCATCGACTACACTATCTTCTTGATGACCCGCGTGCGCGAAGAATCCCTCACCCTCGGCACCCGCGCAGGCATGCGCAAGGGGCTGATCGTGACCGGTGGAGTGATTACCAGTGCCGGTATCGTACTGGCAGCAACCTTCGCGGCGCTCGCTGTGATTCCGCTGGTCTTTATGATTCAGCTGGCATTTATCGTTGCTTTCGGCGTGCTACTGGACGCTACCGTGGTGCGCGCCCTGCTGATACCCGCTCTCATTGAGGATATTGGTCAGAAAGTATGGTGGCCCTCAAAGCTCTCTTGACAGTAGAAGCCTTTTGACCTCACTGGTATAAGTGGTGCCCCTCAGAAATTTGAGGGGCACCACTTGTATATAAGAATCATTGAAGAGTTAGATGCTGCGTGAAGGAGCGAAGAACTGACGCGCCCAGAGGGCAACGTAGACCAGCGCCACCAAAATAGGTACTTCAATGAGAGGCCCTACCACACCGGCAAGGGCCTGACCGCTCTGCGCGCCAAAGGTAGCAATAGCCACCGCAATCGCCAGCTCGAAATTATTACCTGATGCCGTGAATGAGAGAGTTGTGGTCTTTTCATACCCCAGCTTCAGTGCCCAACCAATCACCATGCTTGCCGCAAAAGTCACCAAGAAGTAGAGCACCAGCGGCACCGCAATACGGGCAACGTCTAGCGGGTTAGAGATGACCGCGTCCCCCTGCAAAGCAAAGAGCACCACAATGGTGAAGAGCAGACCGTAAAGAGCCCAGGGGCTAAGAGCCGGAACGAAAGTGTTTTCGTACCAGTTGCGTCCCTTTGTCTTCTCACCCACGGCGCGTGTGAGAAAGCCCAGCAGCAGGGGAATACCCAAGAAAACCAGCACCGAAAGTATAACCGTCGTCAGTGAGAACTCGACGCTGGTGGTCGGTAGCCCCAACCAGGTGGGCAATGCCTGTAGGTAGAACCATCCCAGGGCACCGTAAGCGAGTACCTGAAAGATAGAGTTGATCGCGACCAAAACCGCCGCTGCCTCGCGGTCACCGCAGGCAAGGTCATTCCAAATCAGCACCATCGCAATGCAGCGAGCCAAACCTACAATAATCAGACCGGTACGGTACTCGGGCAAATCAGGCAAGAAAATCCAGGCGAGAGCGAACATGAAGGCCGGTGCCAGTAACCAGTTAATGACCAGCGAGGTCACCATGAGTTTTTTATCGGCAAGCACCTCACCTGTTTCGGTGTAGCGAATCTTAGCCAGCACCGGGTACATCATCACCAACAGCCCCAAGGCAATGGGCAGAGAAACTCCGGCGACCTGAACGGACTCCAGCGCTGTACCCACCTGAGGTAAGAAGCGACCGAGTAGCAAGCCCAGAACCATGGCGGCGAGAATCCACAGGGGTAAAAAGCGGTCGAGCACAGATAACTTGGCGATCACCTGGTCAGTGTCGTTAGCGGGGTGAGCACTCACAGCGCACCTTCTTTCATCGATAAACTTCGATATTTTCTGTGCCAGTATATATTGAAATCTATCGATATATGTGTAATCTTGTTGAAAAGGCAATCTTTGCCGCATCTCACGGGAGGTGAGCGTATGAGAACATCATCGTGTTGCAGTATGGCAACCGAATCTGCGGTGCCAGTTGAGCATATTGCGCGTAAAGCCCAGTTCTACAAGGCTCTCGGCGATGAACGACGGCTGACCCTGGTCTATCTCATTGATTCATCACCTGAAAAAAGTGTCTGCGTTTGTGACCTCACCGAACCGCTGGGGCTCAAACAATCTACCGTCTCGCACCACCTCAAGATTCTGGTAGACGCCGGTATTCTCGCCCGCGAACAGCGCGGCACCTGGGCGCACTACTCGGTGGCAGCATCCGCCCAAGAATGTATTAGTACCCTCTGGAAGGAACACCCATGACCGATCACAAGCCCACTATTTTGTTCGTATGCAATTCCAACAAGGGCAAGTCACAGATGGCTGCTGCCCTGTTAGAAGCTGAAGCGCCGGGTAAGTTCACCGTGGAGTCAGCAGGTACTAAAGCGGCAGTGGGGGAGGCTGTTAACCAGCAGGCTGCGACGTCACTGGCTGAAATTGGTGCTGATATGTTGGCAGGTACTCTTACCCAGCTGACTGAGGAGGCGATGCGTGCTGCCGACCGTGTAGTCGTGGTGGGCGGGGCGAAACTTCCCGAGGTTGACGGTGTTGAGGTTGAGCGCTGGGAAACCGGCGAACCCTCAGAACGCGGCATCGAAGGCGAAGAGCGCATGAACCTGATTCGTGACGAGATCCGTGAGCGTGTGCAGAAACTGGCACAAAGCTACTAACCCAAAGTACTGCTACCTGAAGGTTGAATACGCGAATACAGCAAAAATCCCGCTCACTTTTACAGTGAGCGGGGCTTTTATGCTTGGTCGGGATGACAGGATTTGAACCTGCGACCTCGTCGTCCCGAACGACGCGCGCTACCAAGCTGCGCCACATCCCGATTATTAACTCATGACGCTAAGCGTCAAAGCAACATCAACCAGTATAACCCTGCCACGCGGACGCCGCAAAATCTTCGACGCGGACGCGCGAGCCTACCCGCGCGTCCGCCCAGCTACCCCGGTGAACGGTAGAACTAGCGGGTTGCCTTCTCGACCAGTTGCAGAATGTTCTGGTAGGTGTGCCCGGTAGCCTCGGTCATACCCTGCTCACAGGTGCGGTTGGTCGAAACATAGGCGGAGTAGCTGCGCTCATTGACCTCACGCGCCTCAGCTTTCGTCGCAGAAGCAGTGAGCTCGGGATGCAACATGCCGCGGTCACCGGCATAACCACAGCAACCCCAGTTAGCGGGTACTACTGCGTCCGGCGAAATCGCCTGAGCCAGTGCCACAAATTGCGCCTGAACACCCAGGTGGGTGACTGAGCAGGTGGGGTGTAAAACCACAGAATCCAGCGGACGCGTTACCGTGAGCCCAGGTAGCAGACGCTCAGCGGTGAACTGCACAGCATCAATAAAGCGAATCTTGGCAAAATCAGCCTCTCCTGCGCGCACTCCGTTCTTCAGCTGACTTTCAGCGGCAGCTGTCACCTTGGACTTCATCACTTCAAGCCCCTCAGTACACGAGGACGCATCGCAGACCACGGGCAACTCACCGCCACGGGTTGCCTTCCACAGAGTGCTCAGAACTTTATCGCTCATCAGCAAGTAGCCGTCGGTGTACCCCTTAGACTTCCAGGGAGTACCGCAGCACAGCGATGAGATACCCTCGGGCACTGTGTAGCGCACTCCCGCACGCTCACACAACTGTTCAAAAGCAGCCGTTGCGTTCATCGGCTCAGCCTTGCCGTCACCGTCAACACCACCGAACATGGCGTTGACGCAGGCGGGGAAGAAAACAATCTCGGCACGGACATCAGGGTGCGCTACACGATGTTTACCACCAGCTGACAACGACTTCTTATACTGAGGCACCAGGTCTTCACCCATGACCTTACGCCCGAAATCAGTCACCGCCTTCACCGCGGGGAAGGGTAGCTTCTTAGCGATATCTAAGGCGACACCGGCACCAGCATCCACCGCGCCCCAGTTCTTTGCGGCAATCGTCCACCCCGTAGCCACCAACTTATTCTGGTTCTCACTACGCAGACGCCGCACCAAATCACCTGTATCAATGAGCACGGGGCAACGAGTGAAGCACATACCATCTACCGCGCAGGTCTCGATGCCGTAGTACTCATAATCTTTACGCAAGCGGTTTGCCAGATCTGGATTGTGCTCCTCAGCCGTCTGAACCTCGCGGCGCATGACGATACGCTGGCGCGGGGTCAGCGTCAAATCCTTAGACGGGCATACCGGCTCACAGTAACCGCACTCCACACAGCGATCAACCTCCTGCTCCACAGCGGGCGCAACCTTGAGATTCTCAATGTAGGTGCGGGGATTATCGGTAATAATGACACCGGGGTTGAGCAAGGCTGTGGGGTCAATCAGGCGCTTGACTTCAACCATCACCTCGTAAAGTTCGGTACCAAACTGACGCTCGATATAAGGTGCCATAATGCGACCTGTACCGTGCTCGGCTTTCAGCGACCCCTGGCGTCCTACAATCAGATCCACCATGTCTTCGGTGAAGGCTTCGTAGCGACGCAGCTTATCGGCATCATCAAACTTTTCATTGAGCATGAAGTGAACGTTACCATCCTTAGCATGACCGAAAATCACCGAATCCTCATAGCCGTGGACATCAAAGAGAGTACCCAGCTCCTGGCAGGTTTCACCCAGCACATCCACAGGCACCACCACGTCCTCTAACAGAGCATTAGTACCTGAGGGTCTGTTGCCCGCAACCGTTGTATAAAGCCCGCGGCGAGCCTGCCAGAGCTTGTTGCGCTCGCTCAAATCGGTGGTCATTTCAACGGGCGCCACCACGGGCAGGGACGCGAACATGGGCGCGGCGGCATCCTCTAAAGCCCTGAGCTCCTCAGCAGAGTTGCCCTGGAATTCCACCAGCACTGAGGCGTGGTCTTTCACGTCAATCGCTGCAAGCGCAGCAGCTGCCTGACCGGTGCGCTGGGCAACACGAATAGAGGTAGCATCTAGAAGTTCAGCGGTAGAGAGCTTGTTCTCTACCAGTGTGGGCACCATTTTTGCCGCGGTGATGAGGTCATCAAAAACCAGCAGGCCGGTTGAAACAT encodes:
- a CDS encoding MMPL family transporter; this translates as MNSTRGTHQKSGWLRALLPAILVLVWLAVAGIGGPYFGKISEVSTNSQTDFLPASAESTQVVERQSDFFAGDTVPAILVFEADSELSDEHRSYLESLPSQLVEDGAANGQTSPVLYSEDSRAAEIIVPLPADEAPADGVETIERTLSTPPAGLTSYITGPAGFAASLGAAFAGIDGVLLLVTLAVVFVILLAVYRSPIIPIIALLTSMVALSGAIFVVWNMANAGWVMINGQVQGILLILVVGSATDYSLLYVARYREALTLHRNRFDATRAALRGSWEPIVASGGTVIAGLLCLLLSALASNKALGPIAATGIVLSMAAALTFLPAALALSGRFAFWPVRPRYQEEHRESPGGLWAKVADFVSAKPRAVWAATAAALAVCAGFALTFQAEGIRQSEIIVGQSESRDGQRVLAEHFPGGSGSPANIIISADALDAAAERLDALDSVDSLAVVAADSPSGTLPVGASAPNPLPPVFAQASPTQVEGNVLLQATLTDPADSPQAEQAVLDIRAATQSVDANALVGGETATALDSNTSAARDLKVIIPAVLVVITLILMLLLRSIAAPLLLVAATVLSFLAALGVSAIVFNHILGFPGADPTVPLYGFVFLVALGIDYTIFLMTRVREESLTLGTRAGMRKGLIVTGGVITSAGIVLAATFAALAVIPLVFMIQLAFIVAFGVLLDATVVRALLIPALIEDIGQKVWWPSKLS
- the arsB gene encoding ACR3 family arsenite efflux transporter, producing MSAHPANDTDQVIAKLSVLDRFLPLWILAAMVLGLLLGRFLPQVGTALESVQVAGVSLPIALGLLVMMYPVLAKIRYTETGEVLADKKLMVTSLVINWLLAPAFMFALAWIFLPDLPEYRTGLIIVGLARCIAMVLIWNDLACGDREAAAVLVAINSIFQVLAYGALGWFYLQALPTWLGLPTTSVEFSLTTVILSVLVFLGIPLLLGFLTRAVGEKTKGRNWYENTFVPALSPWALYGLLFTIVVLFALQGDAVISNPLDVARIAVPLVLYFLVTFAASMVIGWALKLGYEKTTTLSFTASGNNFELAIAVAIATFGAQSGQALAGVVGPLIEVPILVALVYVALWARQFFAPSRSI
- a CDS encoding metalloregulator ArsR/SmtB family transcription factor; this encodes MATESAVPVEHIARKAQFYKALGDERRLTLVYLIDSSPEKSVCVCDLTEPLGLKQSTVSHHLKILVDAGILAREQRGTWAHYSVAASAQECISTLWKEHP
- a CDS encoding low molecular weight phosphatase family protein; this translates as MTDHKPTILFVCNSNKGKSQMAAALLEAEAPGKFTVESAGTKAAVGEAVNQQAATSLAEIGADMLAGTLTQLTEEAMRAADRVVVVGGAKLPEVDGVEVERWETGEPSERGIEGEERMNLIRDEIRERVQKLAQSY
- a CDS encoding FAD-binding and (Fe-S)-binding domain-containing protein, whose product is MSAVAVSATSLDSPHAHGLSGVASELQSLLGADAISVKEIDRLAIAHDASHYLLVPGGVLRPRSADDMGAIFASASRHGVPLTFRSGGTSLSGQAVSDGLMLDTRRNFRDIEVLDSGQRVRVQPGATVMAVNNMLAPYGYRLGPDPASLSACTIGGVVANNSSGMSSGTEFNTYNTLESLVFVLPSGTVIDTADADADAQLRAQEPDIHEGLLRLRRRILANPASVATIKQQFSMKNTMGYGLNSFLDFETPVEILEHLLVGSEGTLAFVASATYRTLPILTNVSTGLLVFDDLITAAKMVPTLVENKLSTAELLDATSIRVAQRTGQAAAALAAIDVKDHASVLVEFQGNSAEELRALEDAAAPMFASLPVVAPVEMTTDLSERNKLWQARRGLYTTVAGNRPSGTNALLEDVVVPVDVLGETCQELGTLFDVHGYEDSVIFGHAKDGNVHFMLNEKFDDADKLRRYEAFTEDMVDLIVGRQGSLKAEHGTGRIMAPYIERQFGTELYEVMVEVKRLIDPTALLNPGVIITDNPRTYIENLKVAPAVEQEVDRCVECGYCEPVCPSKDLTLTPRQRIVMRREVQTAEEHNPDLANRLRKDYEYYGIETCAVDGMCFTRCPVLIDTGDLVRRLRSENQNKLVATGWTIAAKNWGAVDAGAGVALDIAKKLPFPAVKAVTDFGRKVMGEDLVPQYKKSLSAGGKHRVAHPDVRAEIVFFPACVNAMFGGVDGDGKAEPMNATAAFEQLCERAGVRYTVPEGISSLCCGTPWKSKGYTDGYLLMSDKVLSTLWKATRGGELPVVCDASSCTEGLEVMKSKVTAAAESQLKNGVRAGEADFAKIRFIDAVQFTAERLLPGLTVTRPLDSVVLHPTCSVTHLGVQAQFVALAQAISPDAVVPANWGCCGYAGDRGMLHPELTASATKAEAREVNERSYSAYVSTNRTCEQGMTEATGHTYQNILQLVEKATR